The Mammaliicoccus sciuri genome window below encodes:
- a CDS encoding DUF1273 domain-containing protein — MTSVYFTGYKPFELNIFKNDQPEVKVIKAYLKEIIEQEIEEGMEWVIISGQLGFELWAAEVTIEMKHKYPQLKLAVLTPFLNHYNKWNEANQQIYQNIVAQADYVNAIHQSDYQGGFQFQQANEFILDNTDKTILFYDDEQEASPKYFKSKLVDFAEKTNYTYNVIAFMDLQDFMEFNYNNDNESY; from the coding sequence ATGACGTCTGTATATTTTACAGGATACAAACCGTTTGAACTGAATATTTTCAAAAATGATCAGCCTGAAGTAAAAGTCATCAAAGCATATCTTAAAGAAATCATTGAGCAAGAAATAGAAGAAGGTATGGAGTGGGTTATCATTTCAGGACAATTAGGATTTGAACTTTGGGCAGCTGAAGTAACAATTGAAATGAAACATAAATACCCACAATTGAAACTTGCGGTATTGACGCCATTTTTAAATCATTATAATAAATGGAACGAAGCAAACCAGCAAATTTACCAAAATATTGTTGCACAAGCAGACTATGTCAATGCGATTCATCAAAGTGACTATCAAGGTGGGTTCCAATTTCAACAAGCCAATGAATTTATACTCGATAATACCGATAAGACGATATTATTTTATGATGATGAACAAGAAGCATCACCTAAATACTTCAAAAGTAAGTTAGTTGATTTTGCTGAAAAGACAAACTATACTTATAATGTTATTGCATTCATGGATTTACAAGACTTTATGGAATTTAATTATAATAATGACAACGAATCATATTAA
- a CDS encoding cytochrome c oxidase subunit II — translation MHKYEKLWLKVGISSLVIFLTILMITGLHNGHTPAASGRDYVNPDKVDQIEPFNKPGLHKVSGKDYDYELVILASAFNYQPGKVEIPKGSKVKIIATSKDTLHGFSLPGTNVNMMLEPGHISEYYKTFNEKREYLIICNEYCGIGHADMKSMIKVVDKK, via the coding sequence GTGCATAAATACGAAAAGTTATGGCTAAAAGTCGGCATAAGCTCATTAGTCATTTTCTTAACAATTTTGATGATTACAGGTTTGCATAATGGACACACGCCAGCCGCTTCTGGTAGAGACTATGTTAATCCTGATAAAGTCGATCAAATCGAACCTTTCAACAAACCAGGTTTACACAAAGTTAGCGGCAAAGATTACGACTATGAATTAGTGATTCTTGCTTCAGCTTTCAATTATCAGCCAGGTAAAGTCGAAATTCCTAAAGGTTCAAAAGTAAAAATCATTGCGACAAGTAAAGATACTTTGCATGGATTTAGTTTACCAGGCACAAACGTCAACATGATGTTAGAACCTGGACATATTAGTGAATATTACAAGACATTCAATGAGAAACGCGAATATTTAATCATCTGTAATGAATATTGTGGTATCGGACATGCAGATATGAAGTCGATGATAAAGGTTGTGGATAAAAAATGA
- a CDS encoding dynamin family protein has protein sequence MDRNQASLDLLYKLKKEIEKSSNQPLIKQINEMIKKIYNEQYTVSFVGHFSAGKSTLINNVIGQNILPSSPVPTTSNTAQLISSDKNSISVNLNNNQYTVVDNQEDVKRLNTEDGKVESIEIEFTSDKFNKGFTFQDTPGVDSMSDNHRESAFQYLLTSNYVFYTVDYNHVQSDMNFNFIKSLNKLDIPVILVVNQVDKHDEDEISFDTYKNRVNKAVTDWKLNLEKIFYVSKYDTPNNEKQLFNQYIHQLDQQRSEHQIFIDRVTNYIKQEQLKYINQHMETILSDIDSTEETFDDDYQAYKEKFNVQSEQSLIQDKDQFTSNLKEKRKEILDNAYLMPYEMRETIRHYLETTAKDYKVKGLFNKDKKKAMIQDETLEQVKEALDIKIHDEITKVWIKSLENLNKYIQDADLFEKIINQQYTISKEELSGHVQEQTSITNDYVLTYSKGITEMINRKIRNETNQLIEEIVNSSEVHNESNEETNQLNEYETYVEFKNLKTSLITNNYQHYYIHLDESIDKLIDRHFIHINDLDLEDKKETKQQYKEVQTEHQENNLQQLKNQINHLKKLPLFEGEVHNIESQVERIEHNITKIAVFGTFSAGKSSLINAILQKPVLLSSPNPTTASITEISYGTEQEVTFKTYEQLLEEINHITEYANKQYSTIESFIDDKEIKQHPSLSSNHLAFFEAIETNFNHYKDILKEGKSVTFDIEELEKLTADDTHAAFVYKINLRLEEAWLKDKIIIDSPGLNSNNQRHTRETEQIIASSDLIIYVSYYNHAFTDKDGEFLTYMRDMNNLQQSQGLKFVINAIDLAESEEDKKAVISYVESSLDALNIKPECYPVSSKQALKSHDDEFKRLMDDLDHFVKVESKQVLKSQVESRIKQLTNELEQMVHTYRQDKAQLEKRKSTLLSYKDKQNFTNQIVIKSHHQLEKEIHDQLYYLKDRLNIQLNDIVKKHFNTSTVTDQFKQSLQMSTKYYVDDLNQKLSLESSLIVERLKNFYARIFDDLLTPTIVELNDASILISKFKHDFENEINPEPISIHVQDIVKQTISSVSKKDLIKTSKVKETQNAILNDTMKLIDHPIVTFNEALTKNLAHYDTIGESYIDQYNEETIHLIEDYLSVNIDNDVIEKIENVLKEI, from the coding sequence ATGGATCGTAATCAAGCATCATTAGATTTACTTTATAAATTAAAAAAAGAAATTGAAAAGTCATCTAACCAACCATTAATTAAACAAATCAATGAAATGATTAAAAAAATATATAACGAACAATATACAGTGAGTTTTGTCGGACATTTTTCAGCAGGGAAATCTACATTAATTAACAATGTTATCGGACAAAATATATTACCAAGTTCTCCTGTTCCAACGACAAGCAACACAGCACAACTGATTTCTTCAGATAAAAACAGCATTTCCGTTAATTTAAACAACAATCAATATACAGTTGTAGATAATCAAGAAGATGTTAAAAGGCTTAATACCGAAGATGGAAAAGTGGAATCTATTGAAATTGAATTTACATCAGATAAATTCAATAAAGGCTTTACTTTCCAAGATACGCCTGGTGTCGATTCAATGAGTGACAATCATAGAGAAAGTGCTTTTCAATATTTGCTGACATCTAATTATGTATTTTATACAGTAGACTATAACCATGTGCAGTCGGATATGAATTTTAATTTTATTAAATCATTAAACAAGTTGGATATTCCGGTTATATTGGTAGTCAACCAAGTCGACAAACATGACGAAGATGAAATCTCATTTGATACTTATAAAAATCGTGTCAACAAAGCCGTTACAGATTGGAAACTGAATTTAGAGAAGATATTTTATGTTTCTAAATATGATACGCCTAACAATGAGAAGCAGTTATTTAATCAATATATCCATCAGCTTGATCAACAACGATCAGAACACCAAATATTTATAGACCGTGTGACGAATTACATTAAACAAGAACAGCTGAAATATATTAATCAACATATGGAAACGATTCTTTCTGATATTGATTCTACTGAAGAAACGTTCGATGACGATTATCAAGCATACAAAGAGAAATTCAATGTCCAAAGTGAACAATCATTAATTCAAGATAAAGATCAGTTCACTTCAAATTTAAAAGAAAAGCGCAAAGAAATTTTAGATAACGCTTATTTGATGCCATATGAAATGCGAGAAACGATTCGTCACTATTTAGAAACAACAGCTAAGGACTACAAAGTGAAAGGGCTATTTAATAAAGATAAAAAGAAAGCGATGATTCAAGATGAAACGCTTGAACAAGTGAAAGAAGCTTTAGACATCAAAATTCACGATGAAATTACAAAAGTATGGATTAAATCATTAGAGAACTTAAACAAATACATTCAAGATGCGGACTTATTCGAGAAAATCATCAACCAGCAATATACGATTAGTAAAGAAGAATTAAGTGGTCACGTACAAGAACAAACGTCCATTACAAATGATTACGTGTTGACTTATTCTAAAGGCATTACAGAAATGATTAATCGAAAAATACGCAATGAAACAAATCAATTAATAGAAGAAATCGTTAATTCGAGTGAAGTGCATAACGAGTCTAATGAAGAAACGAATCAATTAAATGAATATGAAACATATGTTGAATTTAAGAATTTAAAAACATCACTTATCACAAACAATTATCAACATTATTATATTCATCTTGATGAATCTATCGATAAATTAATAGATAGACATTTTATTCATATAAATGACCTGGACCTAGAAGATAAGAAAGAAACGAAACAACAATACAAAGAAGTTCAAACAGAACATCAAGAAAATAATCTGCAACAACTTAAAAATCAAATCAATCATTTAAAGAAACTGCCTTTATTTGAAGGTGAAGTTCATAATATCGAAAGCCAAGTCGAAAGAATAGAGCATAACATCACAAAGATTGCTGTATTCGGAACATTTAGTGCAGGAAAGAGTAGTTTAATTAATGCTATTTTACAAAAGCCCGTGCTGCTAAGTTCACCAAATCCTACAACAGCAAGTATTACTGAAATCAGCTACGGTACTGAACAAGAAGTAACTTTTAAGACTTATGAGCAATTATTAGAAGAGATTAATCATATAACAGAGTACGCCAATAAACAGTACTCAACAATTGAATCGTTTATTGACGATAAAGAGATTAAACAACATCCTTCATTATCTAGTAATCATTTAGCATTCTTTGAAGCAATCGAGACGAACTTTAACCATTACAAAGATATCTTAAAAGAAGGCAAATCTGTCACATTCGATATAGAAGAATTAGAAAAGTTAACAGCTGATGATACACATGCTGCATTTGTATACAAAATTAATTTAAGACTTGAAGAAGCATGGTTAAAAGACAAGATTATAATCGATTCACCAGGACTTAATTCTAACAACCAAAGACATACGAGAGAGACAGAACAAATCATTGCATCAAGTGACTTAATTATTTATGTGAGTTATTATAATCACGCCTTTACTGATAAAGACGGTGAATTCTTAACATACATGCGTGATATGAATAATTTACAACAATCACAAGGTTTGAAATTTGTCATTAACGCCATTGATTTAGCAGAATCTGAAGAAGATAAAAAAGCTGTTATATCTTACGTAGAATCATCATTAGATGCATTGAACATCAAACCAGAATGTTATCCAGTTTCAAGTAAACAAGCACTGAAATCACATGATGACGAGTTCAAACGTCTTATGGACGATTTAGATCACTTTGTTAAAGTTGAAAGTAAACAAGTTCTAAAGTCACAAGTAGAATCTAGAATTAAACAACTGACGAATGAATTAGAACAAATGGTGCATACGTATAGACAAGATAAAGCACAACTTGAAAAGAGAAAGTCAACTTTACTCAGTTATAAAGATAAACAGAACTTCACTAATCAAATTGTGATTAAATCACATCATCAACTAGAAAAAGAAATTCATGATCAACTGTATTACTTGAAAGACAGATTGAATATACAATTAAATGATATCGTCAAAAAACATTTCAATACATCTACTGTTACGGATCAATTTAAACAATCTCTACAAATGAGTACGAAATATTATGTAGATGATTTAAACCAGAAATTAAGTTTAGAAAGTTCACTTATCGTAGAAAGATTGAAGAATTTTTATGCGAGAATATTTGATGATTTATTAACACCAACAATTGTTGAATTAAATGATGCTTCTATTTTAATCTCTAAGTTTAAACATGACTTTGAAAATGAAATCAATCCAGAACCAATCAGCATTCACGTTCAAGATATTGTGAAACAAACAATCAGTTCGGTGAGTAAGAAAGATTTAATTAAGACATCTAAAGTAAAAGAAACACAAAATGCAATTTTAAATGATACAATGAAGCTTATCGACCATCCAATCGTGACGTTTAATGAAGCGTTAACTAAAAATTTGGCACATTATGATACAATAGGTGAGTCGTACATCGATCAGTATAATGAAGAGACGATTCATCTCATTGAAGATTACTTATCTGTAAATATTGATAATGATGTCATAGAAAAAATCGAAAACGTCTTAAAAGAGATATAA
- the gpsB gene encoding cell division regulator GpsB encodes MADVTLKLSAKDIYEKEFERGLRGFKTEEVDAFLDDIISDYQKMADLNNEVIKLTEENSKLKKEIEQLRIRVASGRPQGSQQYNSNNVDILKRISNLEKAVFGE; translated from the coding sequence ATGGCTGATGTAACATTAAAGCTATCTGCAAAAGATATTTATGAAAAGGAATTTGAAAGAGGTTTAAGAGGTTTCAAAACTGAAGAAGTAGATGCTTTTTTAGATGACATTATTTCAGACTATCAAAAAATGGCTGATTTAAATAATGAAGTCATCAAATTGACAGAAGAAAATTCTAAACTTAAAAAAGAAATCGAACAGTTAAGAATCCGTGTCGCGTCAGGCAGACCACAAGGCTCTCAACAATACAATTCTAATAATGTAGATATCTTGAAACGAATTTCTAATCTTGAAAAAGCAGTATTTGGCGAATAA
- the recU gene encoding Holliday junction resolvase RecU, whose protein sequence is MNYPNGKKVTKNTSKVSIQDDPKYSRIQYGKRGMRLEEEIDKSNEYFRLENIAVIHKKPTPIQIVDVDYPKRQKAVIKEAYFRKPSTTDYNGVYNGYYIDFEAKETKNKTSFPLNNIHDHQVSHMEQVLNQKGICFLLIKFSYHDSVFLLPFRKFMVYWDRYKSGGKKSITLKEIENDGYLIPIQFKPRINYITIVDQLIKTESEALK, encoded by the coding sequence TTGAATTATCCAAACGGAAAAAAAGTTACAAAAAATACTTCTAAAGTCTCAATCCAAGATGATCCTAAATATAGTAGAATACAATATGGAAAACGGGGTATGAGATTAGAGGAGGAAATTGATAAATCCAATGAATACTTCAGATTAGAAAATATAGCAGTTATTCATAAGAAACCAACACCTATTCAAATCGTCGATGTTGACTACCCTAAAAGACAAAAAGCTGTCATTAAAGAAGCTTATTTTAGAAAGCCTTCAACAACAGATTATAACGGTGTTTATAATGGATACTATATTGATTTTGAAGCTAAGGAAACGAAAAATAAAACAAGTTTCCCTTTAAATAATATCCACGATCACCAAGTATCACATATGGAACAAGTATTAAACCAAAAAGGTATATGTTTTTTGTTGATAAAATTTAGCTATCATGATAGCGTATTTTTATTGCCTTTTAGGAAGTTTATGGTATATTGGGACAGATATAAATCTGGAGGCAAGAAGTCCATCACGCTTAAAGAGATTGAAAATGATGGTTACTTAATACCAATCCAATTTAAACCAAGAATTAACTACATAACAATAGTTGATCAATTGATAAAAACAGAAAGTGAGGCGCTCAAATGA
- a CDS encoding THUMP domain-containing class I SAM-dependent RNA methyltransferase — translation MYQLLATSPMGLESIVAREVQELGYEIKVENGRVLFEGDETAIVKSNLWLRTADRVKIVVGRFHATTFDELFEKTKSLPWEDVIGAQGMFPVQGKSVKSKLFSVSDCQAIVKKAIVERLKHAYQIKGWIDETGSKYQVEVSLLKDEALLTIDTSGAGLHKRGYRLAQGDAPMKETLAAALVKLTNWSGETPFIDPFCGSGTLAIEAALIAQNIAPGFNRDFASEDWDIIPEGLYDQLRQEADDAALYDKEINIIASDIDPKMVEIAKDNATEVGLGDIIQFKVQDVHNLEVPEGPVSIIGNPPYGERIGERSEVEAMYKHLGEIMKKNDQASLYMLTSYKEFEPLVGKKATKRRKLFNGYIECTYYQYWGKRNK, via the coding sequence ATGTATCAATTACTCGCTACTAGTCCAATGGGATTAGAATCAATTGTTGCTAGAGAAGTTCAAGAATTAGGATATGAAATAAAAGTAGAAAACGGTCGCGTACTTTTTGAAGGTGATGAAACAGCAATCGTTAAATCAAATTTATGGTTAAGAACTGCTGACAGAGTCAAAATCGTAGTAGGACGTTTCCATGCAACAACTTTTGACGAATTATTCGAAAAGACGAAATCATTACCATGGGAAGATGTAATTGGCGCTCAAGGTATGTTCCCAGTTCAAGGTAAAAGTGTTAAATCTAAATTATTCAGCGTATCCGACTGTCAAGCAATCGTTAAAAAAGCGATAGTTGAGAGATTGAAACATGCGTATCAAATTAAAGGTTGGATCGATGAAACAGGTAGTAAATACCAAGTTGAAGTATCATTACTGAAAGACGAAGCTTTATTAACAATCGACACTTCAGGTGCTGGACTTCATAAAAGAGGCTACCGTTTAGCACAAGGTGACGCACCTATGAAAGAAACATTAGCTGCAGCACTAGTTAAATTAACAAACTGGAGCGGTGAAACACCATTTATCGATCCATTCTGTGGTTCAGGTACACTTGCAATAGAAGCAGCACTCATCGCTCAAAATATTGCACCAGGATTTAACCGTGATTTTGCAAGTGAAGATTGGGATATCATACCAGAAGGCTTATATGACCAATTAAGACAAGAAGCAGATGATGCGGCATTATATGATAAAGAAATTAATATCATAGCAAGTGATATCGATCCTAAAATGGTTGAAATTGCGAAAGACAATGCAACAGAAGTTGGGTTAGGGGACATCATTCAATTTAAAGTTCAAGATGTTCATAACTTAGAAGTACCAGAAGGACCCGTTTCAATAATCGGAAACCCACCATATGGTGAACGTATCGGTGAACGAAGTGAAGTAGAAGCAATGTACAAACACTTAGGCGAAATCATGAAAAAAAACGACCAAGCATCATTATATATGCTTACAAGCTATAAAGAATTTGAACCATTAGTAGGTAAGAAAGCCACAAAAAGAAGAAAACTCTTTAACGGCTATATCGAATGTACGTACTATCAATATTGGGGCAAACGAAATAAATAG
- a CDS encoding YppE family protein → MIQDLLNKLNDMLDIFQHAKDDHEYDFYKDVVPFVEQVDVLLDKLAVHQDAVLKLQYMNEQKFQLLISNYKELSVECHYKRTSKKLFFEKHKAVQHDLNYIYIHIGDLS, encoded by the coding sequence ATGATACAAGATCTTTTAAATAAATTAAATGATATGCTAGATATTTTTCAACATGCGAAAGACGATCATGAATACGACTTTTATAAAGATGTCGTACCGTTTGTAGAACAAGTCGATGTTCTACTAGACAAACTTGCCGTTCATCAAGATGCCGTATTGAAATTACAATATATGAATGAACAGAAATTCCAGCTCTTAATTAGTAACTACAAAGAGTTGTCTGTAGAATGTCATTATAAACGTACAAGTAAGAAACTCTTCTTTGAAAAGCATAAAGCTGTACAACATGATTTGAATTATATTTATATCCATATAGGTGATTTATCATGA
- a CDS encoding ribonuclease HI family protein, producing MPQIYFDAASKGNPGESCCACVIITDDARHHFTSSLGEMDNHRAEWEALIFSIQHAIELEVGNALIYTDSKLIEDSIDKDYVKNPTFKPYFELFKELERQFDLIFVKWIPRAQNKEANQLAQTALRKQLKHK from the coding sequence ATGCCACAAATATATTTTGACGCCGCTTCTAAAGGTAATCCTGGAGAGAGTTGTTGTGCATGCGTCATTATTACGGATGATGCGAGACATCATTTTACGTCATCCCTAGGTGAAATGGATAATCATCGTGCTGAATGGGAAGCGTTAATCTTCTCTATTCAACATGCGATTGAATTAGAAGTTGGTAATGCGTTGATTTATACAGATTCGAAATTAATTGAAGATAGTATTGATAAAGATTATGTCAAAAATCCTACGTTCAAACCCTACTTCGAGCTATTTAAAGAATTAGAACGTCAATTTGATTTAATATTTGTTAAGTGGATTCCAAGAGCTCAAAATAAAGAAGCGAATCAATTGGCACAAACTGCCTTAAGAAAACAATTAAAGCATAAATAA
- a CDS encoding 5'-3' exonuclease has product MSNKILLIDGMALLFRHFYATSIHKQFMRDSKGIPTNAVQGFIRHSYTVINDIKPTHVAVCWDMGSKTFRNDMFEAYKSNRVAPPEEMIPQFDRAKEIAEKLGLLNLGITNYEADDVIGTISKRAQEKGHETYVVSGDRDLLQCINTDVDIWLTKKGFNIYNKYDIHKFREEYGLEPHQLIDVKAFMGDTADGYPGVKGIGEKTAIKLIQQYQSVENVLENINELTAGQQKKIITYRDDLAMSKQLAQIHTDVPLETEDLLNQMTYHHEIEQSIEICNEHELFVSSKYLTTNFL; this is encoded by the coding sequence ATGAGTAACAAAATATTATTAATAGATGGTATGGCTTTATTATTTAGACATTTTTATGCTACAAGCATTCATAAACAATTTATGAGAGATTCTAAAGGAATTCCTACGAATGCTGTACAAGGATTTATTAGACATTCTTATACAGTGATCAATGATATTAAACCGACACACGTTGCCGTATGTTGGGATATGGGATCTAAGACTTTCAGAAATGATATGTTTGAAGCATATAAGTCAAATAGAGTTGCACCACCTGAAGAAATGATTCCACAATTTGACCGAGCGAAAGAAATCGCTGAGAAATTAGGACTACTCAATTTAGGTATTACGAATTATGAAGCGGATGATGTCATCGGGACAATTAGTAAACGCGCTCAAGAAAAAGGACATGAAACATATGTCGTGAGTGGTGACCGTGACTTATTACAATGTATTAATACAGATGTGGATATATGGCTGACGAAAAAAGGATTCAATATTTACAACAAATATGATATTCATAAGTTTAGAGAAGAGTATGGTTTAGAGCCACATCAATTAATTGATGTTAAAGCATTTATGGGTGACACAGCTGATGGTTATCCAGGTGTTAAAGGTATCGGTGAGAAAACAGCGATTAAATTGATACAACAATATCAATCTGTTGAAAATGTTCTTGAAAACATTAATGAATTAACAGCAGGTCAACAAAAGAAAATCATCACATATCGAGATGACTTAGCTATGTCGAAACAACTTGCTCAAATTCATACAGATGTACCATTAGAAACAGAAGATTTACTGAATCAAATGACATATCATCATGAAATCGAACAATCAATCGAAATCTGTAATGAGCACGAATTATTCGTATCAAGTAAATATTTAACAACAAACTTCTTATAA